A genome region from Anopheles stephensi strain Indian chromosome 2, UCI_ANSTEP_V1.0, whole genome shotgun sequence includes the following:
- the LOC118505614 gene encoding 5-oxoprolinase — MDRGKYNFAIDRGGTFTDVLCITPDRTVRTLKLLSVDPANYPDAPTEGIRRILQQETGRALTADGLIDTGLIGWVRMGTTVATNALLERAGDPVALVVNKGFRDLLQIGNQARPNIFQLNIQKPANLYKEVIEIDARLVPAQEGTCQLGDATSGWRKLTGASQSTYLEMTPLDEEDLRMKLEGVRETGINSLAIVLAHSYACPEHELRVGRIAQELGFQHVTLSHQAMPMCRLVARGFTACAEAYLTPHVERYLDGFRSGFRDQLRGADVLFMQSDGGLTRMEHFRGARAILSGPAGGVVGYAVTGVRDAGEDPSPPLIGFDMGGTSTDVSRYAGTYEHVIESTTAGVTIQAPQLDINTVAAGGGSRLFFRSGLFVVGPESAGAHPGPTCYRKGGPLTVTDANLMLGRLLPEYFPAIFGPNENEPLDYEATRAAFEELRAEINEHLAASGDEGGPRSLEQVAMGFVRVANEAMCRPIRALTQARGYDTARHVLACFGGAGGQHACSIAKQLGMGKVVMHKYAGILSAYGMALADVVHETQEPCGLELCPDNRAALKERLHVLSARCVEQLEAQGFSLADEGSITLEPYLHLRYEGTDCALMCAPDRVIENADHTVYGFGDFGRTFRERYRSEFGFVLEGRRILVDDVRVRGCGRASLFTEPDIAEATGPIYPEKTTVAYFEEGGGQEAAGRLVTPVYDCGKLRYGHRIDGPAILIDRLSTIVIEPASRAIVTRRGDLTIEIGGGTNRPKVDERLDAVQLSIFNHRFMSIAEQMGRVLQRTSISTNIKERLDFSCALFGPDGGLVSNAPHIPVHLGAMQETVQYQLRRRGGTLKPGDVLLSNHPQAGGSHLPDLTVITPVFTEDEPSPVFFVASRGHHADIGGITPGSMPPHSTSLDQEGAAFKSFLLVDGGVFREEAIVERLTRPSAGSGAPGTRNLSDNLSDLRAQIAANQKGIQLVSELIEAYGLGVVQAYMGHMQQNAELAVRNMLKTIAKETRERTGLTVLEAEQHMDDGTPIRLVVRIDEAQGSAVCDFTGTGPEVSGNCNAPRAITLSALIYCLRCMVGHDVPLNQGCLAPIEVIIPPGSILDPSDGAAVVGGNVLTSQRVVDTVFAAFGTCAASQGCMNNVTIGDDGWGYYETVAGGSGAGPGWHGTGGVHTHMTNTRITDPEILELRYPIVLRRFTLRDDGSGGAGRFHGGAGVHRELLFRKPMTLSVLTERRTLRPYGAAGGSPGKPGLNLLIRAGPRPGQPGHRAVNIGGKTAVQVGPGDVFSMKTPGGGGYGEPADEDGPAELRFGVQRQQRQEAAAAAIASVSASKAFMERGSVYEYRMAQESV; from the exons ATGGACAGAGGAAAGTATAACTTTGCGATCGACCGTGGCGGTACCTTTACGGATGTGCTGTGCATCACACCGGACCGTACCGTCCGCACGCTGAAGCTGCTTTCCGTCGATCCGGCCAACTATCCGGATGCACCGACGGAAGGCATACGCCGCATACTGCAGCAGGAAACGGGCCGTGCCCTGACGGCGGACGGACTGATCGATACGGGGCTGATCGGTTGGGTACGGATGGGCACAACGGTGGCCACCAACGCACTGCTCGAACGGGCCGGCGATCCGGTAGCGCTGGTGGTGAACAAGGGCTTCCGGGATCTGCTGCAGATAGGCAATCAGGCGCGACCCAACATTTTCCAGCTG AACATCCAAAAACCGGCCAATCTTTACAAAGAGGTTATCGAAATCGATGCCCGCCTAGTCCCGGCCCAGGAAGGAACCTGCCAGCTGGGTGATGCGACCTCCGGCTGGAGAAAGCTAACCGGCGCTTCGCAGTCCACGTACCTCGAAATGACGCCACTGGACGAGGAAGATCTGCGGATGAAGCTGGAAGGCGTCCGCGAAACCGGCATCAACTCGCTCGCCATCGTGCTCGCCCACAGTTACGCCTGCCCGGAGCATGAGCTGCGTGTTGGACGAATCGCGCAGGAGCTCGGCTTCCAGCACGTCACCCTGTCACACCAGGCGATGCCGATGTGTCGGCTGGTGGCGCGCGGCTTTACCGCCTGTGCCGAAGCGTACCTAACGCCGCACGTCGAACGCTACCTGGATGGGTTCCGGAGCGGTTTCCGTGATCAGCTGCGCGGGGCGGACGTACTGTTCATGCAGAGCGACGGTGGCCTCACGCGGATGGAACACTTCCGCGGTGCGAGGGCAATTCTAAGCGGACCAGCGGGCGGTGTGGTAGGCTACGCGGTAACCGGAGTGCGTGACGCAGGCGAAGATCCATCGCCACCGCTGATTGGGTTCGATATGGGCGGCACTTCGACCGATGTGTCACGGTACGCCGGTACGTACGAGCACGTGATCGAAAGCACAACGGCCGGCGTGACGATACAAGCGCCCCAGCTCGACATCAACACGGTGGCCGCCGGCGGTGGTTCGCGTCTGTTCTTCCGGTCCGGCTTGTTTGTGGTGGGACCGGAATCGGCCGGTGCACATCCGGGCCCGACCTGCTACCGCAAGGGCGGTCCGCTAACCGTTACCGATGCGAACCTCATGCTTGGCCGGCTGCTGCCGGAGTACTTCCCGGCCATCTTTGGACCGAACGAAAACGAACCGCTCGATTACGAAGCGACCCGGGCCGCGTTTGAAGAGCTGCGGGCGGAGATTAACGAGCACTTGGCGGCGTCCGGTGACGAGGGCGGTCCGCGCTCGCTCGAGCAGGTCGCGATGGGCTTTGTGCGCGTCGCCAACGAGGCGATGTGCCGTCCGATACGCGCACTAACGCAGGCCCGCGGCTACGATACGGCGCGACACGTGCTGGCGTGCTTCGGTGGAGCCGGTGGCCAGCACGCGTGCAGTATCGCGAAGCAGCTCGGCATGGGGAAGGTCGTGATGCACAAGTACGCCGGCATTCTGTCCGCGTACGGGATGGCACTGGCGGATGTGGTGCACGAAACGCAGGAACCGTGCGGGCTGGAACTGTGCCCGGACAATCGAGCGGCGCTGAAGGAACGGCTGCACGTGCTTTCGGCACGCTGCGTGGAACAGCTGGAAGCGCAGGGCTTTAGCCTCGCGGACGAAGGATCGATCACGCTCGAGCCGTATCTGCATCTGCGCTACGAAGGGACGGACTGTGCGCTGATGTGTGCGCCGGACCGGGTGATCGAGAATGCCGATCACACCGTGTACGGGTTCGGGGACTTTGGCCGAACGTTCCGGGAGCGGTACCGGAGTGAGTTCGGGTTCGTGCTGGAAGGTCGTCGGATCTTGGTGGACGACGTGCGGGTGCGGGGCTGTGGCCGTGCGTCACTCTTCACCGAACCGGACATAGCGGAAGCTACCGGGCCGATCTATCCGGAGAAAACGACCGTCGCGTACTTCGAGGAGGGCGGTGGGCAGGAAGCGGCCGGCCGGCTCGTTACGCCGGTGTACGATTGTGGCAAGTTGCGGTACGGCCACCGAATCGATGGACCGGCCATACTGATCGACCGTCTCTCGACGATCGTGATCGAACCGGCGTCGCGAGCGATCGTTACACGGCGTGGCGATCTCACGATCGAGATCGGTGGAGGAACCAATCGGCCGAAGGTAGACGAGCGGTTGGATGCTGTGCAGCTGAGCATCTTCAACCATCGGTTCATGAGCATCGCGGAGCAGATGGGCCGCGTGCTGCAGCGCACGTCCATCTCGACCAACATTAAGGAACGGCTCGATTTCTCGTGCGCCTTGTTCGGCCCGGACGGGGGACTCGTTTCGAACGCACCGCACATTCCCGTCCATCTGGGCGCGATGCAGGAAACGGTCCAGTATCAGCTGAGGAGACGCGGTGGGACGCTGAAACCGGGCGATGTGCTGCTGTCGAACCATCCGCAGGCCGGCGGTTCCCATCTGCCCGATCTGACCGTCATCACGCCCGTGTTCACCGAGGACGAACCGAGTccggtgttttttgttgcttctcgcGGGCATCATGCGGACATTGGTGGCATTACGCCGGGATCGATGCCACCCCACTCGACCTCGCTCGATCAGGAAGGGGCCGCGTTCAAGTCGTTCCTGCTCGTGGACGGTGGCGTGTTCCGGGAGGAAGCCATCGTCGAACGGTTGACTCGTCCGTCCGCTGGCTCGGGTGCGCCCGGCACCCGCAATCTGTCGGACAATCTGTCCGACCTGCGGGCACAAATAGCCGCCAACCAGAAGGGCATCCAGCTCGTGTCGGAACTGATCGAGGCGTACGGGCTCGGCGTCGTGCAAGCGTACATGGGCCACATGCAACAGAACGCGGAGCTAGCCGTGCGTAACATGCTGAAGACGATCGCGAAGGAAACGCGCGAGCGCACGGGACTGACGGTGCTGGAAGCGGAACAGCACATGGACGACGGCACACCGATCCGGCTGGTGGTGCGCATCGACGAGGCGCAAGGTTCGGCTGTGTGCGATTTTACCGGCACCGGACCGGAGGTGAGCGGCAACTGTAACGCCCCACGGGCAATCACACTGTCCGCGCTGATCTACTGTCTGCGCTGCATGGTCGGACACGATGTGCCGCTGAACCAGGGCTGTCTGGCACCGATCGAGGTGATCATCCCGCCCGGTTCGATACTTGACCCGTCGGACGGGGCCGCCGTCGTCGGTGGGAACGTGCTCACGTCCCAGCGCGTGGTCGACACGGTGTTCGCCGCGTTCGGGACGTGTGCCGCCTCGCAGGGCTGCATGAACAACGTGACGATCGGTGACGACGGCTGGGGATACTATGAAACGGTCGCGGGCGGCAGCGGCGCCGGTCCGGGATGGCACGGAACGGGCGGTGTGCACACGCACATGACCAACACACGCATCACCGATCCGGAGATACTGGAGCTGCGCTATCCGATCGTGCTGCGCCGCTTCACGCTGCGGGACGATGGGAGCGGTGGCGCGGGTCGCTTCCACGGCGGGGCCGGTGTGCACCGGGAGCTGCTGTTCCGCAAACCGATGACACTGTCCGTGCTGACCGAGCGGCGCACGCTACGTCCGTACGGTGCGGCCGGTGGATCTCCCGGCAAGCCGGGCCTTAATCTGCTGATCCGTGCCGGACCGCGGCCCGGTCAGCCGGGCCACCGGGCGGTGAACATTGGTGGCAAGACGGCGGTACAGGTCGGGCCGGGCGATGTGTTCTCGATGAAAACGCCGGGCGGCGGTGGGTACGGTGAGCCGGCGGATGAGGATGGGCCCGCCGAGCTGCGGTTCGGTgtgcagcggcagcagcggcaggAAGCGGCCGCGGCCGCCATTGCATCGGTCAGCGCGTCGAAAGCGTTCATGGAGCGCGGCAGCGTGTATGAGTACCGGATGGCGCAGGAGTCCGTGTGA